The following proteins come from a genomic window of Alicyclobacillus dauci:
- a CDS encoding cation diffusion facilitator family transporter yields MTTHAVSVKRGINIELVSIVWMVIEAAVAIGSGMIAHSLSLVAFGADSIIELVAGAVLLWRLTIEAHGASLARVKSAEKASSWVVGIALLLLAVYIVIASIDKLVTLQGAETSFLGIGLAIASGIIMPYLSRAKKRIGSEIGSKALRADGSCSIVCAYMAWIVLVGVILTALLGWWWIDSIVALALVYYVVKEGREAIQEARGKADACGCGCHDD; encoded by the coding sequence TTGACAACCCATGCCGTATCCGTGAAGAGAGGGATTAACATTGAACTTGTGTCCATCGTGTGGATGGTGATTGAAGCGGCGGTTGCCATCGGATCAGGTATGATCGCCCACTCGTTATCGCTTGTCGCCTTTGGCGCAGACAGCATCATTGAACTTGTTGCAGGAGCGGTTTTGTTGTGGCGATTGACGATTGAAGCACACGGAGCAAGCCTTGCGCGCGTGAAAAGTGCCGAGAAAGCATCATCCTGGGTGGTCGGGATTGCACTGCTCTTGCTCGCGGTGTACATCGTAATTGCATCCATTGATAAATTAGTCACTCTTCAAGGGGCTGAAACCAGTTTTCTTGGCATTGGATTGGCGATTGCTTCAGGAATTATCATGCCTTATCTGTCGCGGGCGAAGAAACGGATCGGTTCGGAAATTGGCAGTAAAGCGCTTCGAGCAGACGGTTCGTGCAGTATTGTTTGTGCGTACATGGCATGGATTGTCTTAGTGGGTGTGATTTTGACAGCCCTGCTTGGCTGGTGGTGGATCGACTCCATCGTTGCGCTGGCATTGGTCTACTATGTTGTCAAAGAAGGTCGGGAAGCAATTCAGGAAGCGCGCGGAAAAGCAGATGCCTGCGGTTGCGGTTGTCACGACGATTAA